GCGGTTTGTCCGGCATGATCGCCTGCAGATCTTTACGGGATACAAGCTCACTGTAGCGCCAAGGATATACGATTCCCGGCGTGTCAATAATGGAAGCCCCATCATCGAGTGGAATATGCACCATATCAAGTGTCGTGCCAGGGTATCTGGATGTTGTAAGCTCCTGCTCTAGATCACTGTAATCACGAATCAATCGATTGATCAGTGTCGACTTCCCTACATTCGTCGCTCCCACAACATATACATCCCGATCTGCACGATGCATATTCACTGCTTCTAGCAAGTAATCAAACCCCTGATTCTGTTTCGCACTGCAGAGTACGACATCCACGGTACGAAGCCCTTGAGCCTTGGCTTGCTGCTGCACCCAGTTGCGTACCTTGTTCCAATTGGTCACTTTGGGCAGCAAATCTGTTTTGTTCACCGCGAGAAGCACAGGATTATTCCCTACAAAACGCTGTAATGCCGAGATCAAGCTTCCTTCAAAATCGAACAAATCTACAATATGAATGACGAGCGCATCCTTGTCGCCGATCTTGCTGAGAAGCTTCAAAAATTCATCCTGATCAACGGTCACGGAAGAAGCTTCGCTGTAATTTTTTATACGAAAACAACGCTGGCAGATTACAGGATCACGATCCAGCGCTTTCATTGGAGTATATCCCGGCAATTCAGGGTGTTCAGTTTGCAGTGCGATTCCACATCCACTGCATCTCCCCAGGCCGTCATGCGTATGATTCATTTTTTCTTTTCCTCCTCAAGCCATAAACCTTTCCTGCGCAGGCGAGACAGTGCAATCCGCTCAACCCGTCTATTAAATTTCGTCATCCATCCTTCATCCGCTATTGCGATCGGAAGCACGAGGACAGTATACAGTCCCAGACGATTTCCACCGAACACGTCCGTCAGCATTTGGTCACCGACAACGACCGTTTGATCCTCAGCCAAATTCATCATTTTCATTGCTTTGCGAAAAGGTATATTGGAAGGCTTTCTGGCCTCGTGAACGTATTCAATCTTATGGGGTGTTGCAAAAGTGGATACACGGGTCAGTTTGTTATTCGACACGATGACCAGCTTGAAGCCGGCATCTCTGACCTTCTCAAACCAAGCGATCAGCTCAGGCGTTGCTTCAGGAGCCTTTGCTCCGACAAGTGTGTTGTCGAGATCCGTTATAATCCCTCTGTAGCCCTGCTCATAGAGCGCAGCCAAATCAATATCAAATACCGTGTCAACCCGCAGCTTGGGCATCAACATTTCAAACAACATGTTCACCTCGTTTTTTCATACGACAAACTATAACATAATCTTTACGGTTAGTAAAAAGGCAAACGGGCACGGGGCGCTTACGCCCGTGCCGTTCTCAGCCTTTTTTTCATTTGTCCGGCAATCCGCTGGACGTCCTGCCATTCATTCTCTTCAACATGGCTTGGGCTGTACCTTGCCATCTCGAATTGCTTCAATAAGGAATGAAGCTCACCTGCGACTTGCGGGGCTTCAGACTCCCATCTTTGTACCGATTCTCTCAGCGTCTCATGCTCGGACCGCTTGAATCCCTTGCGCCTAAATGAACGTATCCATCGTTCAGTCTCAATGACTACCTTCTGGTCTGGAGTCAG
This sequence is a window from Paenibacillus urinalis. Protein-coding genes within it:
- a CDS encoding YqeG family HAD IIIA-type phosphatase, encoding MFEMLMPKLRVDTVFDIDLAALYEQGYRGIITDLDNTLVGAKAPEATPELIAWFEKVRDAGFKLVIVSNNKLTRVSTFATPHKIEYVHEARKPSNIPFRKAMKMMNLAEDQTVVVGDQMLTDVFGGNRLGLYTVLVLPIAIADEGWMTKFNRRVERIALSRLRRKGLWLEEEKKK
- the yqeH gene encoding ribosome biogenesis GTPase YqeH, translating into MNHTHDGLGRCSGCGIALQTEHPELPGYTPMKALDRDPVICQRCFRIKNYSEASSVTVDQDEFLKLLSKIGDKDALVIHIVDLFDFEGSLISALQRFVGNNPVLLAVNKTDLLPKVTNWNKVRNWVQQQAKAQGLRTVDVVLCSAKQNQGFDYLLEAVNMHRADRDVYVVGATNVGKSTLINRLIRDYSDLEQELTTSRYPGTTLDMVHIPLDDGASIIDTPGIVYPWRYSELVSRKDLQAIMPDKPLKPSVYQLNSGQSLFIGGLARFDFIEGEHQSFTLYTNNTLKIHRTKLEKADELFENHAGELLSPPTREGLEELPEWTRHDIRISKGSRSDVFISGLGWIKVNGQTGALVAVHAPRGVRVMVRPSLI